Part of the Spinacia oleracea cultivar Varoflay chromosome 5, BTI_SOV_V1, whole genome shotgun sequence genome, CTTTGAGCAAAGTTGAAAGCTATGTGATTCAGATTGGTGTTATGACCTATTTTTGCATTGGGATATTTCTGTCATCAGTTGAAGATTTTCTTGTGTTGCAGTCAATAGGTTCTTTGCAGAAAAAGTATTCAATTGGATCTTTCGAGTTGCTGAGTAAAACTGCACCATACCAAGCTTTATCTCTTATAGTGCTTGGTCCGTTTATTGATTACTTTCTAAATGGAAAATTCCTATTGACATACAAGATGTCTTCTGGTGCTCTTGTAAGTACATACTACATACTACATACTACATACTGGTCTGTATTTTGATGGAATCTTATATAAAGATTTAATGCATATTATTATTTCCTTTGTGATGCGAAATTGAACTGCAGCTATTTATTATGCTATCATGCTCATTGGCGGTGTTCTGCAATGTTAGTCAGTACCTTTGTATAGGACGATTCTCAGCAGTTTCGTTCCAGGTGCTTGGTCATATGAAGACAGTGTGTGTGTTGACATTGGGTTGGTTGCTCTTTGATTCAGAGATGACTTTAAAGAACATAATGGGTATGGGAATAGCTGTTATGGGTATGGTTGTTTACAGTTACGCTGTGGAGCTCGATAAACAAGCTGCAGCTAAGGCAGCTCACCATGCCAAAAGCAGTCTCACAGAAGAGGAGATTAGATTGTTGAAAGCTGACTTGAATGTCTCTCCTGTCAAGGATCTTGAACTCGGCCAACAAAAGTCCTAAGTCGAATTCACAACAGTTTTGGTTCAATTACATTCTTGTTCGATTTATCACCAACCAAAGTTCCACATCCCAGTCTACATACAACAATGCCATGCATGTATTTCTATCAGATTTAGCTTGTAATCTTTTTTGTTTCTTAccatatttattaattaattgtttcTAAAAAATTTAAGTGTAACATGTTTATAGACAAACGTCATTATCATTAATTAGAGTGCCAAGTCTTAACATTCTTGTTCTCTCGTCTCTGTGTGTGAGTTGTGATATGCAACTTAGTTTTCAAGTAAATTAAACCGTGATTTAGGTCTGTCAATCTACTGTTCGTTGGAGCCGATCTAGGTTTTCCAACAGAACATTCAGAGTACATTGTATACATAAAAAATGAAGTTGcaaattttttaatattttttttacaaagtTTGTAAAATTTTATGCAGTATTTGACAACgtacaatagaaaataaaattgCAAATATCAtagaaaatgaagaagaaagTGTTAGCTAAATAATGAATTGGAACGACTTAGCTGGATAATGCGTATGTACGAACTGAACCAATTGTCGTGCCGTGGCcggaccactgctctaaaagacaattccgcgctacctccgatgcagtagaacgcttgcggttgccctccagggtttACACGACACCGAGAATTATGTGCACTCACAATCCCCGATTGGAGACCATAATATTTGCCCATAAAGAGAGGAATTTGAGAGAGAGATCGATTGTAATTGTCTGTGTATTTTTGTGGAAAAAGACGATGAATTTATAGAGAGGTTTTGGGAAACTGTAACAGCCATAAACGGCTAGTGGAGAAGTTACGGGAGTAATGGGGAAACTGCAACAGTCATAAAACCCGCATTcgccaaggcc contains:
- the LOC110798461 gene encoding UDP-rhamnose/UDP-galactose transporter 2, which encodes MEAEKKASAVSDVGAWAMNIVSSVALIMANKQLMSNSGYAFTFATTLTGFHFTVTALVGLVSNATGYSVSKHVPAWELLWFSIVANMSITGMNLSLMLNSVGFYQISKLSMIPVVCVLEWILHSKHYSKEVKMSVVFVVIGVGICTVTDVNVNAKGFICATVAVLSTSLQQISIGSLQKKYSIGSFELLSKTAPYQALSLIVLGPFIDYFLNGKFLLTYKMSSGALLFIMLSCSLAVFCNVSQYLCIGRFSAVSFQVLGHMKTVCVLTLGWLLFDSEMTLKNIMGMGIAVMGMVVYSYAVELDKQAAAKAAHHAKSSLTEEEIRLLKADLNVSPVKDLELGQQKS